The following coding sequences lie in one Bacillota bacterium genomic window:
- the uvrB gene encoding excinuclease ABC subunit UvrB → MEGIPFRLAGGLTPKGDQPIAISKICERVRAGEPHVVLLGVTGSGKTFTVANVIQELQRPTLVIAHNKTLAAQLCSEFKEFFPHNAVEYFVSYYDYYQPEAYVPQSDLYIEKDSLINDEVDKLRHSATSALFERRDVIIVASVSCIYGLGSPAEYRDLVVSLRVGQERDRDDVLRHLVDIQYSRNDMSMERGRFRVRGDVLEVYPVSYTEKAVRVEFFGDCIERISEIDVLTGEILGERNHVAIYPASHYVVAQDHVEKALRSIEQELDERLAQLKAEGKVLEAHRLEQRTRYDLEMLREVGYCKGIENYSRHLTGRRAGEPPFTLLDFFPEDFLCVIDESHVTVPQIGAMYSGDRSRKTTLVEYGFRLPSAFDNRPLAFEEFEARVRQRLYVSATPGSYELERSRGVVEQVVRPTGLVDPGVEARPVEGQIDDLLHEVRLRAEKNQRVLVTTLTKRMAEDLTDYLRETGVKVRYLHSEVDTLERMEILRDLRLGTFDVLVGINLLREGLDLPEVSLVCILDADKEGFLRSATSLIQTIGRAARHVEGKVIMYADSVTHAMDTAIGETNRRRSLQVEYNRIHGITPETVKKAVRDVLEATRVTERSPEYWLDKDIKDISRKQMKSMLEKLSREMKEAARNLEFERAALLRDMIFELQQKGRGDPQHA, encoded by the coding sequence ATGGAAGGGATACCCTTCAGGTTGGCCGGCGGGCTTACCCCTAAGGGGGACCAGCCCATAGCCATAAGCAAGATCTGTGAGAGGGTCAGGGCAGGTGAGCCCCACGTAGTGCTCTTGGGCGTCACAGGCAGCGGGAAGACCTTCACCGTAGCCAACGTCATCCAGGAACTCCAGAGGCCCACCCTGGTGATAGCGCACAACAAGACACTAGCTGCCCAGCTATGCTCCGAATTCAAGGAGTTCTTCCCCCACAACGCCGTAGAGTACTTCGTGAGTTACTATGACTACTACCAGCCCGAAGCCTACGTCCCCCAGTCGGACCTCTACATAGAGAAGGATTCCCTCATCAATGACGAGGTGGACAAGCTAAGACACTCCGCCACATCGGCCCTCTTCGAGCGCAGGGATGTGATCATAGTCGCCAGCGTATCCTGCATATACGGTCTGGGTTCCCCCGCGGAATACAGGGACCTGGTGGTGTCATTGCGCGTAGGCCAGGAGAGGGACCGGGACGATGTGCTCAGGCACCTCGTGGACATCCAGTACTCCCGCAACGACATGAGCATGGAGCGGGGCCGATTCAGGGTGCGCGGGGATGTCCTGGAGGTCTACCCCGTATCCTACACGGAGAAGGCCGTAAGGGTGGAGTTCTTCGGTGACTGCATCGAGAGGATATCGGAGATCGACGTCCTCACCGGGGAGATCCTGGGGGAGCGTAACCACGTGGCCATCTACCCCGCAAGCCACTACGTGGTAGCCCAGGACCATGTGGAGAAGGCTCTTCGCAGCATCGAACAGGAGCTGGACGAGAGGTTGGCTCAGCTCAAGGCGGAGGGTAAGGTGCTGGAGGCCCACCGCCTGGAACAAAGGACCCGGTATGACCTGGAGATGCTCCGGGAGGTGGGATACTGCAAGGGGATAGAGAACTACTCCCGGCACCTCACCGGAAGGAGGGCGGGGGAGCCTCCCTTCACACTCCTGGACTTCTTCCCCGAGGATTTCCTCTGCGTCATAGATGAGTCCCACGTGACGGTTCCCCAGATAGGAGCCATGTACTCAGGTGACCGTTCCCGCAAGACCACCCTGGTGGAGTACGGCTTCAGGCTCCCATCGGCCTTCGACAACCGGCCGCTCGCCTTCGAGGAGTTCGAGGCCAGGGTAAGGCAGAGGCTGTATGTGTCTGCCACTCCCGGATCCTACGAGCTGGAACGGTCCCGAGGTGTTGTGGAGCAGGTGGTCAGGCCCACGGGCCTGGTAGACCCTGGCGTGGAGGCGAGGCCCGTTGAAGGCCAGATCGACGACCTTCTCCATGAGGTTAGGCTCCGGGCGGAGAAAAACCAGAGGGTGCTGGTGACCACCCTGACCAAGCGCATGGCGGAGGACCTCACCGACTACCTGAGGGAGACGGGGGTGAAGGTCCGGTACCTTCACTCAGAGGTAGATACCCTCGAGAGGATGGAGATCCTGAGGGATCTCCGCCTGGGAACCTTTGATGTCCTGGTGGGTATCAATCTCCTCAGGGAGGGCCTGGATCTACCCGAGGTGTCACTGGTGTGCATACTGGATGCGGACAAGGAGGGGTTCCTGCGATCCGCCACCTCTCTTATACAGACCATTGGCCGGGCAGCCCGGCATGTAGAGGGCAAGGTGATCATGTACGCGGACAGCGTCACCCATGCTATGGATACCGCCATAGGGGAGACCAACCGCCGGCGGAGCCTACAGGTGGAGTACAACAGGATCCACGGGATCACCCCAGAGACTGTGAAGAAGGCCGTGAGGGATGTGCTGGAGGCCACCCGGGTAACCGAGAGATCCCCCGAGTACTGGCTGGACAAGGACATAAAGGACATATCCAGAAAGCAGATGAAGAGCATGCTGGAGAAGCTCAGCAGGGAAATGAAGGAGGCTGCCCGGAACCTGGAGTTCGAGCGGGCAGCCCTTCTCAGGGACATGATCTTCGAGTTACAGCAGAAGGGCAGGGGTGACCCACAGCATGCCTAG